A section of the Rhodothermus profundi genome encodes:
- a CDS encoding LytR/AlgR family response regulator transcription factor, whose amino-acid sequence MNDRPLRVLIVDDEPLARQRLLDLLKGRAEIEVVGQATSGREAVQAIRSLHPDLVFLDVQMPGMTGFDVVREIGPEQMPVTIFVTAYDQYALQAFEVAALDYLLKPFDDERFEQALERARRLWKLKKVEALRDRLLQLLQEDRTPEPARPPKYLERIAVEMRGQVRVIPVRQIDYITASGPYAELHVGDQVYVIREQMQTLEERLDPALFIRIHRSAIVRIDLIDVLLRGAGGRYAVRLKNGVRLKVSRSRREALERRLGLNAE is encoded by the coding sequence ATGAATGACCGTCCGCTTCGCGTGCTGATTGTAGACGACGAGCCGCTGGCACGGCAACGTTTACTGGATTTGCTAAAAGGACGGGCAGAGATTGAAGTTGTGGGGCAGGCCACCAGCGGTCGGGAGGCTGTTCAGGCCATCCGCTCGTTGCACCCGGATCTGGTCTTTTTAGATGTGCAGATGCCGGGCATGACCGGTTTTGACGTTGTGCGCGAAATCGGTCCTGAACAGATGCCGGTTACCATTTTTGTGACGGCATACGACCAGTATGCGCTTCAGGCCTTTGAGGTGGCAGCGCTGGACTATCTGCTCAAACCGTTTGACGATGAACGATTTGAACAGGCCCTTGAACGGGCGCGCCGTCTGTGGAAGCTCAAAAAGGTGGAAGCGCTACGAGATCGCCTGTTGCAACTGCTGCAGGAAGATCGAACGCCAGAGCCTGCACGGCCACCGAAATATCTGGAGCGCATTGCCGTGGAAATGCGTGGGCAGGTGCGCGTCATTCCGGTTCGGCAGATCGACTATATTACCGCCAGTGGCCCCTATGCGGAGCTGCACGTGGGGGACCAAGTGTACGTGATTCGTGAGCAGATGCAGACGCTTGAAGAGCGGTTGGATCCGGCGCTGTTTATTCGCATTCATCGTTCGGCAATTGTGCGCATTGATCTGATTGACGTGCTGCTGAGGGGAGCCGGGGGGCGTTATGCGGTGCGGCTGAAAAACGGGGTGCGCCTGAAGGTCAGTCGCAGCCGTCGTGAAGCACTGGAACGCCGGCTGGGCTTAAACGCGGAGTGA
- a CDS encoding M1 family metallopeptidase, whose translation MSGHLKGSLALGLVILSVQAACAQRLLDRRVTNHSGGPLLPEQAAYDVTFYDLALRIDPAARRIDGTLEVQARVVQPLIWFVLDLDTALTVQKVEERVAGQWVPRGFEHRADGRIWTHLTRTRQPGERVVLRVHYGGVPREAPYPPWIGGFTWARTADGQPWIATSNQGEGADLWWPCKDHPSDEPDSMALRITVPEPLVVASNGRLRRVEPHADGTRTYHWFVSTPINNYGVALNIAPYRTVDTTYVSVAGDTIPVTFWVLPEREADARRMLPEFLDHLAFYERLLGPYPFRADKYGIAHTPFLGMEHQTIIAYGSDFSDQPYGFDWLHHHELGHEWWGNLVTVYDWKDFWLHEGFCTYMQALYAEERFGVEAYRAELRRYLPAIRNRRPIAPRTSRTTTEMYFADPATGQTDNDIYYKGSWVLHTLRYLIGDEAFFRALRRMAYPDPALERMSGGCACRFATTDDFISLVEAITGQELDWFFEVYVRRAELPRLLVVREPDRLVLRWEVPGDLPFPMPVEVQIGETRRRIPMPNGKAVVPLGELEADPIIDPDHWILRASD comes from the coding sequence ATGTCCGGGCATCTTAAGGGAAGTCTTGCGCTTGGTCTTGTCATCCTGTCCGTGCAGGCTGCCTGTGCGCAGCGATTGCTGGACCGACGGGTTACGAACCATTCCGGTGGGCCGCTACTACCTGAGCAGGCTGCTTACGACGTCACGTTTTATGATCTCGCGTTGCGCATCGATCCGGCGGCCCGTCGCATCGATGGCACGCTGGAAGTGCAGGCGCGCGTAGTGCAACCGCTCATCTGGTTCGTGCTGGACCTTGACACGGCGCTGACTGTCCAGAAGGTAGAGGAACGGGTAGCCGGACAGTGGGTGCCGCGCGGTTTTGAACATCGCGCCGACGGACGCATCTGGACGCATCTGACACGTACGCGCCAGCCGGGTGAGCGCGTCGTGCTCCGGGTGCATTACGGAGGCGTTCCGCGCGAGGCGCCATATCCTCCCTGGATCGGCGGGTTTACCTGGGCGCGCACGGCCGATGGTCAACCCTGGATTGCTACTTCCAACCAGGGCGAAGGGGCGGACCTCTGGTGGCCGTGCAAAGACCATCCTTCGGATGAGCCCGACTCGATGGCGCTGCGCATTACTGTCCCCGAACCGCTCGTGGTAGCCAGCAACGGGCGGCTGCGCCGCGTCGAACCGCATGCCGATGGCACGCGCACCTACCACTGGTTCGTTTCAACGCCCATCAACAACTACGGCGTTGCGCTGAACATTGCTCCTTACCGAACCGTCGATACCACCTACGTCAGCGTGGCTGGCGATACGATCCCGGTAACGTTCTGGGTACTGCCCGAACGAGAGGCCGATGCTCGCCGCATGTTGCCAGAATTTCTGGATCATCTGGCGTTCTATGAGCGCCTGCTGGGGCCGTACCCTTTCCGTGCGGACAAATACGGGATTGCGCATACGCCTTTCCTGGGCATGGAACACCAGACGATCATTGCCTATGGAAGCGACTTCTCGGATCAACCCTATGGCTTCGACTGGCTACACCACCACGAACTGGGCCATGAATGGTGGGGTAATCTGGTAACAGTCTACGACTGGAAGGATTTCTGGCTGCATGAAGGCTTCTGCACCTACATGCAGGCCCTTTATGCGGAAGAACGGTTCGGCGTGGAGGCCTATCGGGCAGAGTTACGTCGTTACCTTCCCGCTATTCGGAACCGGCGGCCTATTGCGCCCCGCACTTCCAGGACAACCACAGAAATGTACTTTGCAGATCCGGCGACCGGTCAGACGGACAACGACATCTATTACAAGGGGTCCTGGGTGCTGCACACGCTGCGCTATCTGATCGGCGACGAGGCTTTCTTCCGGGCCCTGCGGCGCATGGCGTATCCCGATCCGGCACTGGAGCGCATGTCTGGGGGCTGTGCATGTCGCTTTGCCACGACTGACGATTTTATCTCGCTGGTTGAAGCAATTACCGGACAGGAGCTGGACTGGTTTTTCGAGGTGTACGTGCGCCGCGCCGAGCTGCCCCGTCTTCTCGTAGTGCGCGAGCCAGACCGGCTCGTGCTGCGCTGGGAGGTGCCAGGCGATCTGCCGTTTCCCATGCCCGTGGAGGTGCAGATCGGGGAGACGCGGCGCCGCATTCCTATGCCGAATGGTAAGGCGGTGGTGCCGCTAGGCGAGCTGGAAGCTGACCCGATTATCGATCCGGATCACTGGATCCTGCGCGCCTCCGACTAG
- the serS gene encoding serine--tRNA ligase — translation MLDLQRIRQEPDRVRDAIRVKGMGDPQLVDRVLDLDTRHRQTQTELQEARHRLNTLARQIGQLMREGRRDEAQALIEENARLKERIKSLEAHARALGEQLETLLLELPNIPHPSVPVGRGPEDNVVLHEEGCPPTFDFTPRPHWELATRHGLIDFERGAKVTGSGFPFYVGKGARLQRALIQFFLDLAVQEGGYVEIQPPLLVNADSARGTGQLPDKEDLMYVIERDELYPIPTAEVPVTNYFRNEILEENQLPVKFCAYSPCFRREAGSYGKDVRGLNRLHQFDKVELVQFVHPDHSYEALEQLREDAERPLRLLGLPYRRVLMCTAETGFTQAKKYDLEVWSPGQQRWLEVSSISNFEDFQARRARIRFRPAQGGKPHFVHTLNGSGLALPRVVAALLEHYQQPDGSILIPEVLRPYTGFDRIG, via the coding sequence ATGCTGGATCTGCAGCGCATTCGCCAGGAACCCGACCGCGTGCGAGACGCCATTCGGGTCAAAGGAATGGGCGATCCACAGCTCGTTGACCGCGTCCTAGACCTAGACACCCGGCATCGCCAGACGCAAACCGAGTTGCAGGAAGCACGCCATCGCCTGAACACGCTCGCGCGTCAGATCGGCCAGCTCATGCGCGAAGGGCGCCGCGACGAAGCCCAGGCGCTCATCGAAGAAAATGCTCGTCTCAAAGAACGCATTAAGTCGCTGGAAGCTCATGCGCGCGCGCTGGGCGAGCAGCTCGAAACCCTCCTGCTGGAGTTGCCCAATATTCCCCATCCATCGGTTCCGGTCGGGCGCGGCCCCGAAGACAACGTAGTGCTGCATGAAGAGGGCTGCCCGCCGACGTTCGACTTCACACCGCGTCCGCACTGGGAACTGGCCACGCGCCACGGACTGATCGATTTTGAGCGCGGCGCCAAAGTGACGGGAAGCGGCTTCCCCTTCTACGTGGGCAAAGGCGCCCGGCTGCAACGCGCCCTGATTCAGTTCTTCCTGGACCTGGCCGTGCAGGAGGGTGGCTATGTAGAAATACAACCTCCGCTCCTGGTCAACGCTGATAGTGCGCGAGGTACGGGCCAGCTTCCCGACAAGGAGGACCTGATGTACGTGATTGAACGGGATGAACTTTATCCCATCCCTACCGCAGAGGTACCGGTCACTAACTATTTCCGCAACGAAATCCTCGAAGAAAATCAGCTTCCTGTCAAGTTTTGCGCCTACTCTCCCTGCTTTCGGCGTGAGGCAGGGTCTTACGGCAAGGACGTGCGCGGTCTGAACCGTCTGCACCAGTTTGATAAGGTAGAGCTCGTCCAGTTTGTCCACCCGGACCATAGCTACGAAGCGCTGGAACAACTGCGAGAAGATGCAGAGCGGCCGCTTCGCCTGCTGGGACTGCCGTATCGCCGCGTGCTGATGTGCACCGCAGAGACCGGTTTCACGCAGGCCAAAAAGTACGACCTAGAAGTCTGGAGCCCGGGCCAACAACGCTGGTTAGAGGTGTCGTCTATCTCTAATTTTGAAGACTTTCAAGCGCGGCGCGCACGCATCCGCTTCCGCCCGGCCCAGGGGGGCAAGCCCCATTTTGTGCACACGCTCAATGGAAGCGGCCTGGCCCTACCTCGTGTGGTGGCGGCCCTGCTGGAGCACTACCAGCAGCCAGACGGCTCGATTCTCATTCCTGAGGTGCTTCGCCCCTACACCGGCTTCGACCGGATCGGATGA